The Panicum hallii strain FIL2 chromosome 9, PHallii_v3.1, whole genome shotgun sequence genome has a window encoding:
- the LOC112874629 gene encoding hippocampus abundant transcript 1 protein isoform X1, with protein sequence MEEVAELGHLLVFAFLFCFAAFMVGPVITDVTMGALCPGRDECSLAIYLTGIQQAVTGLGALVLTPVVGNLSDRYGRKALLALPATASIVPLGILAYGRTRGYFYAYYITKTLTATVCEGSMMCLSLAYVADRVPEARRAAAFGVFSGVCSAGFVASTIAARFLSVSSTCQVAALAAVVTAVYMKAFLQETDSGASSCSYDEEVSQPLCIPSSSEELSPKLPPLRKAPSLSEIAALLTSSSAFSRAAVVTFFHGLGDAGQLNTLLYFLKAKFHYSKNQYANLLLIIGITGSFSQLTVMPLLVPKLGEQKLLIIALTASCGHAFLYSIAWSFWVPYLAASCVILSMLVTPCIRSIISKKVGPFEQGMVQGCITGISSTANVISPLIFTPLTAWCLSEATPFYLKGFSLACAGFATLVALATSICMRPAEVQRPDRK encoded by the exons atggaggaggtggcggagctGGGGCACCTGCTGGTGTTCGCCTTCCTCTTCTGCTTCGCCGCCTTCATGGTCGGGCCGGTGATCACCGACGTCACCATGGGGGCGCTCTGCCCCGGCCGCGACGAGTGCTCCCTCGCCATCTACCTCACCGGAATCCAGCAAGCT GTTACGGGCCTGGGCGCCCTGGTGCTGACGCCGGTCGTCGGCAACCTGTCCGACAGGTACGGCCGGAAGGCGCTGCTGGCGCTCCCGGCCACGGCGTCCATCGTTCCACTGG GCATCCTGGCGTACGGCCGGACCAGGGGCTACTTCTACGCGTACTACATCACCAAGACGCTGACGGCGACGGTCTGCGAGGGCAGCATGATGTGCCTCTCCCTTGCTTACGTG GCTGACAGGGTACcggaggcgcggcgcgcggcggccttCGGCGTGTTCTCCGGCGTCTGCAGCGCCGGCTTCGTCGCCAGCACCATAGCAGCCCGCTTCCTCTCCGTCTCGTCAACGTGCCAG GTCGCCGCATTGGCAGCGGTGGTGACGGCCGTGTACATGAAGGCCTTCCTTCAGGAGACGGACAGCGGAGCCTCCTCGTGCAGCTACGATGAGGAGGTCTCCCAGCCACTCTGCATTCCCTCCAGCAGCGAGGAGCTGTCGCCGAAGCTCCCGCCTCTTCGGAAAGCGCCGTCGCTGTCAGAGATAGCCGCCCTTCTTACCAGCAG CTCAGCCTTCTCGAGAGCGGCAGTCGTCACATTTTTCCATGGCCTTGGCGACGCAGGCCAGCTAAATACACTATTG TATTTTCTCAAGGCAAAATTCCATTATAGCAAGAACCAGTATGCCAATTTGCTACTTATTATTGGCATTACAGGAAGCTTCTCACAG CTAACTGTGATGCCACTTCTAGTGCCAAAGCTAGGTGAACAGAAGCTACTTATCATAGCACTCACAGCGAGCTGTGGGCAC GCATTCCTATACAGCATCGCATGGTCATTCTGG GTCCCTTATCTTGCTGCAAGTTGTGTAATATTAAGCATGCTGGTCACCCCATGT ATAAGGAGCATCATATCAAAGAAAGTGGGACCTTTTGAGCAG GGAATGGTCCAAGGTTGTATCACTGGAATAAGCTCAACTGCAAATGTGATATCTCCTCTAATTTTTACTCCACTCACAG CCTGGTGTCTATCAGAAGCTACGCCTTTCTACTTAAAAGGTTTCAGCCTTGCCTGTGCTGGATTTGCAACG CTGGTAGCGCTTGCAACAAGCATATGTATGAGGCCAGCTGAAGTACAGCGGCCAGATAGGAAATAG
- the LOC112874629 gene encoding multidrug resistance protein 1 isoform X2: protein MEEVAELGHLLVFAFLFCFAAFMVGPVITDVTMGALCPGRDECSLAIYLTGIQQAVTGLGALVLTPVVGNLSDRYGRKALLALPATASIVPLGILAYGRTRGYFYAYYITKTLTATVCEGSMMCLSLAYVADRVPEARRAAAFGVFSGVCSAGFVASTIAARFLSVSSTCQVAALAAVVTAVYMKAFLQETDSGASSCSYDEEVSQPLCIPSSSEELSPKLPPLRKAPSLSEIAALLTSSSAFSRAAVVTFFHGLGDAGQLNTLLYFLKAKFHYSKNQYANLLLIIGITGSFSQLTVMPLLVPKLGEQKLLIIALTASCGHAFLYSIAWSFWVPYLAASCVILSMLVTPCIRSIISKKVGPFEQPGVYQKLRLST from the exons atggaggaggtggcggagctGGGGCACCTGCTGGTGTTCGCCTTCCTCTTCTGCTTCGCCGCCTTCATGGTCGGGCCGGTGATCACCGACGTCACCATGGGGGCGCTCTGCCCCGGCCGCGACGAGTGCTCCCTCGCCATCTACCTCACCGGAATCCAGCAAGCT GTTACGGGCCTGGGCGCCCTGGTGCTGACGCCGGTCGTCGGCAACCTGTCCGACAGGTACGGCCGGAAGGCGCTGCTGGCGCTCCCGGCCACGGCGTCCATCGTTCCACTGG GCATCCTGGCGTACGGCCGGACCAGGGGCTACTTCTACGCGTACTACATCACCAAGACGCTGACGGCGACGGTCTGCGAGGGCAGCATGATGTGCCTCTCCCTTGCTTACGTG GCTGACAGGGTACcggaggcgcggcgcgcggcggccttCGGCGTGTTCTCCGGCGTCTGCAGCGCCGGCTTCGTCGCCAGCACCATAGCAGCCCGCTTCCTCTCCGTCTCGTCAACGTGCCAG GTCGCCGCATTGGCAGCGGTGGTGACGGCCGTGTACATGAAGGCCTTCCTTCAGGAGACGGACAGCGGAGCCTCCTCGTGCAGCTACGATGAGGAGGTCTCCCAGCCACTCTGCATTCCCTCCAGCAGCGAGGAGCTGTCGCCGAAGCTCCCGCCTCTTCGGAAAGCGCCGTCGCTGTCAGAGATAGCCGCCCTTCTTACCAGCAG CTCAGCCTTCTCGAGAGCGGCAGTCGTCACATTTTTCCATGGCCTTGGCGACGCAGGCCAGCTAAATACACTATTG TATTTTCTCAAGGCAAAATTCCATTATAGCAAGAACCAGTATGCCAATTTGCTACTTATTATTGGCATTACAGGAAGCTTCTCACAG CTAACTGTGATGCCACTTCTAGTGCCAAAGCTAGGTGAACAGAAGCTACTTATCATAGCACTCACAGCGAGCTGTGGGCAC GCATTCCTATACAGCATCGCATGGTCATTCTGG GTCCCTTATCTTGCTGCAAGTTGTGTAATATTAAGCATGCTGGTCACCCCATGT ATAAGGAGCATCATATCAAAGAAAGTGGGACCTTTTGAGCAG CCTGGTGTCTATCAGAAGCTACGCCTTTCTACTTAA
- the LOC112874628 gene encoding DDB1- and CUL4-associated factor 8 — protein sequence MRRPWRHPGPAAAAAAVARRHGAADLCLREVGDLLPRHFARRAAGSEDLVMRLQIHRKLDRHTGCVNTVGFNEVGDTLISGSDDQMVMLWDWDTGAVKLEFHSGHGGNVFQARFMPCRDDRTIVTCAADGEVRLAKIQDGGDVSTTLLGEHGGRAHNLAVEPSSPYIFYSCGEDGLVQHFDLRTNTATKLFLCRSSLRKSGLASCVHLNAIAIDPRNPNLFAVGGSNAYARVYDIRKHKWDGSSDFAHPSDCYCPPHLVDDKRVGITGLAFSHLSELLVSYNEENIYLFPKNGGLGSDPKSSIKIGANEGYKSTMAASGQDIAQSAPQVYVGHCNRKTVKRVTFIGPNDEYVASGSDCGRIFIWRKRDGRFLRAMEGDECIVNCIEPHPHDMTIASSGIDNDVKMWTPSAIERAPVVNIEELRPRKRRAKLWHFDLPELLIQHLLASERRQQSTEEDSSEDLEDSTGLLSLVLRAADGSVSSTDDEEISDGSEEFTVN from the exons ATGCGCCGCCCGTGGAGGCACCCGggcccggcggccgcggccgccgccgtcgcgcggCGCCACGGCGCAGCGgacctctgcctccgcgaggtcGGGGACCTCCTCCCCCGCCACTTCGCCCGCCGCGCGGCCGGCTCCGAG GACCTTGTGATGCGGCTCCAGATTCACCGGAAGCTTGACAGGCACACAGGCTGCGTCAACACAGTGGGCTTCAATGAGGTCGGTGACACCCTCATATCAGGGTCTGACGACCAGATGGTGATGCTTTGGGACTGGGACACTGGTGCCGTCAAATTGGAGTTCCATTCGGGCCATGGTGGCAACGTGTTCCAGGCACGCTTCATGCCCTGCAGAGATGATCGGACCATTGTCACTTGTGCTGCTGATGGCGAG GTGAGACTCGCCAAGATACAGGATGGTGGAGATGTGTCCACTACATTGCTTGGTGAACATGGGGGAAGGGCTCATAATTTGGCTGTAGAGCCTAGTAGCCCTTATATCTTTTACAGCTGtggtgaggatggccttgttcaacAT TTTGATCTCAGAACAAACACAGCCACAAAACTATTCCTCTGCAGAAGTTCTTTGAGGAAATCAGGACTCGCCTCCTGTGTTCACCTTAATGCGATTGCAATAGATCCGAGGAACCCAAATCTTTTTGCCGTTGGAGGAAGCAATGCATATGCTCGTGTGTATGACATCCGCAAGCACAAGTGGGATGGGTCATCTGATTTCGCTCACCCATCTGACTGCTATTGTCCACCACATCTTGTTGACGATAAACGTGTTGGGATAACAGGGTTAGCATTCTCTCACCTGAGTGAGTTGCTTGTATCTTATAATGAAGAGAATATTTACTTATTCCCTAAAAATGGAGGGCTGGGATCTGACCCAAAGTCATCTATCAAGATTGGAGCAAATGAAGGTTACAAATCAACAATGGCTGCATCTGGACAAGATATTGCTCAATCTGCACCTCAGGTATATGTCGGTCATTGCAATCGTAAAACCGTGAAGCGTGTGACTTTCATTGGGCCAAATGATGAATACGTTGCTAGTGGGTCAGACTGTGGACGGATATTTATTTGGAGAAAGAGAGATGGGAGGTTTTTACGAGCCATGGAGGGTGATGAGTGCATAGTGAATTGCATTGAGCCTCATCCTCATGATATGACAATTGCAAGCAGTGGAATCGAtaatgatgtaaaaatgtggaCTCCCTCTGCCATCGAGCGGGCACCTGTGGTAAATATTGAGGAG TTGAGACCTCGCAAGAGAAGAGCCAAGCTTTGGCACTTTGACTTACCAGAGCTGTTGATCCAGCACTTACTGGCATCAGAGCGTAGGCAGCAATCAACTGAAGAAGATTCATCGGAGGACCTTGAGGACAGCACAGGATTACTTAGTCTAGTACTACGTGctgctgatggaagtgtgtCATCGACTGATGATGAAGAGATCTCTGATGGCTCTGAAGAGTTTACAGTCAACTGA
- the LOC112876750 gene encoding uncharacterized protein LOC112876750: MRRRELGARVQTSSPALDRSAPPAIASSRTEGSSREDQDSGGARSRRQGGMGQCASRQGSVAAAGGGGAGEGRRGCLAVAREQRSRFYIFRRCVAMLVCWHKYKKI, from the coding sequence ATGCGGCGGCGAGAACTAGGGGCGCGCGTCCAGACGTCCTCTCCCGCGCTCGATCGCTCCGCCCCGCCCGCGATCGCCTCGTCGCGGACGGAGGGTTCCAGCAGGGAGGACCAGGACTCGGGAGGAGCGAGGTCGCGACGGCAGGGCGGCATGGGCCAGTGCGCGTCGCGGCAGGGGTCGGTggcggccgccggcggaggaggcgccgggGAGGGGAGGCGGGGGTGCCTGGCGGTGGCGCGGGAGCAGCGGTCCCGGTTCTACATCTTCCGGCGCTGCGTCGCCATGCTCGTCTGCTGGCACAAGTACAAGAAGATCTGA